A portion of the Amia ocellicauda isolate fAmiCal2 chromosome 22, fAmiCal2.hap1, whole genome shotgun sequence genome contains these proteins:
- the matk gene encoding megakaryocyte-associated tyrosine-protein kinase isoform X2 — protein sequence MSSHKALPHQNKGWVPGTQCVAKSDHTKPKATELAYRRGDILTIVETGTGKGVYRARHNKSGDEGIISASNVREREAIRVDPSLSLMPWFHGKISGPEAVNKLRPVEDGLFLVRESIRHLGDYVLCVSFEGEVIHYRVIYKDNKLTIDNTQYFYNLIDMIEFYTKNKGAIATTLRKPKQKEGTKSAKDELSKAGWLLDIEKLTLGESIGEGEFGAVYEGEYMGQKVAVKNIKCDVTAQAFLEETTVMTKLQHRNLVQLLGVILHNGLHIVTEFMAKGNLVNFLRTRGRSVISTAQLLRFALDVCEGMEYLESKKLVHRDLAARNILVSSDNVAKVSDFGLAKVDPKTSDNAKLPVKWTAPEALKKEKFSTRSDIWSYGVLLWETFSYGRQPYPKMSLKEVKEKVEKGYRMETPEDCPPSIYALMRSCWENDPGKRPSFRKLRDKLERELRNRDTGPPS from the exons AAGGGGTGGGTGCCCGGCACTCAGTGTGTTGCCAAGAGTGATCACACCAAGCCCAAAGCCACCGAGTTAGCCTATCGCAGAGGGGACATCCTCACCATTGTAGAAACAGGCACG ggcAAGGGGGTGTACCGAGCACGGCACAACAAGAGCGGGGACGAAGGCATCATTTCTGCCAGCAACGTCCGCGAGAGAGAGGCCATCCGTGTCGACCCCAGCCTCAGCCTCATGCC CTGGTTCCACGGCAAGATCTCGGGGCCTGAGGCGGTGAACAAGCTGCGCCCGGTGGAGGACGGCCTGTTCCTGGTGCGCGAGTCCATCCGCCATCTGGGCGACTACGTGTTGTGCGTCAGcttcgaaggcgaggtcatccACTACCGGGTCATCTACAAGGACAACAAGCTGACCATTGACAACACCCAGTACTTCTACAACCTCATTGACATGATCGAG TTCTATACCAAGAACAAAGGAGCTATTGCAACCACACTGAGGAAACCCAAACAGAAAGAGGGCACCAAATCAGCGAAAGATGAACTATCCAAAG cTGGGTGGCTACTGGATATTGAGAAGCTAACTCTGGGAGAGAGTATCGGAGAGGGAGAATTTGGCG CGGTGTACGAAGGCGAGTACATGGGCCAGAAGGTGGCGGTGAAGAACATCAAGTGTGATGTCACTGCCCAGGCCTTCCTGGAGGAGACCACTGTCATGAC GAAGCTGCAGCACCGGAACCTGGTCCAGTTGCTGGGCGTGATCCTGCACAACGGCCTGCACATCGTCACGGAGTTCATGGCCAAG ggtAACCTGGTGAATTTTCTTCGCACCCGGGGCCGTTCTGTGATCAGCACTGCACAACTCCTCCGTTTTGCACT GGACGTGTGCGAGGGGATGGAATACCTGGAGTCCAAAAAGCTGGTGCACAGAGACCTGGCCGCCCGCAACATCCTGGTCTCCAGCGACAACGTGGCCAAGGTCAGTGACTTCGGCCTGGCCAAGGTGGACCCCAAGACCTCGGACAATGCCAAGCTGCCTGTCAAGTGGACGGCCCCCGAAGCGCTGAAAAAAGAG AAGTTTTCGACGCGGTCGGACATCTGGAGCTACGGGGTCCTTCTCTGGGAGACCTTCTCCTACGGGAGGCAGCCCTACCCCAAGATG TCCCTGAAGGAGGTGAAGGAAAAGGTGGAGAAGGGCTACCGCATGGAGACCCCAGAGGACTGCCCCCCCAGCATCTACGCCCTGATGAGGAGCTGCTGGGAGAACGACCCCGGCAAGAGGCCGTCTTTCCGCAAGCTCCGGGACAAACTGGAGAGGGAGCTGCGCAACCGCGACACCGGACCCCCGTCCTGA
- the matk gene encoding megakaryocyte-associated tyrosine-protein kinase isoform X1: MSSHKALPHQNKGWVPGTQCVAKSDHTKPKATELAYRRGDILTIVETGTGKGVYRARHNKSGDEGIISASNVREREAIRVDPSLSLMPWFHGKISGPEAVNKLRPVEDGLFLVRESIRHLGDYVLCVSFEGEVIHYRVIYKDNKLTIDNTQYFYNLIDMIEFYTKNKGAIATTLRKPKQKEGTKSAKDELSKAGWLLDIEKLTLGESIGEGEFGAVYEGEYMGQKVAVKNIKCDVTAQAFLEETTVMTKLQHRNLVQLLGVILHNGLHIVTEFMAKGNLVNFLRTRGRSVISTAQLLRFALDVCEGMEYLESKKLVHRDLAARNILVSSDNVAKVSDFGLAKVDPKTSDNAKLPVKWTAPEALKKEQKFSTRSDIWSYGVLLWETFSYGRQPYPKMSLKEVKEKVEKGYRMETPEDCPPSIYALMRSCWENDPGKRPSFRKLRDKLERELRNRDTGPPS, from the exons AAGGGGTGGGTGCCCGGCACTCAGTGTGTTGCCAAGAGTGATCACACCAAGCCCAAAGCCACCGAGTTAGCCTATCGCAGAGGGGACATCCTCACCATTGTAGAAACAGGCACG ggcAAGGGGGTGTACCGAGCACGGCACAACAAGAGCGGGGACGAAGGCATCATTTCTGCCAGCAACGTCCGCGAGAGAGAGGCCATCCGTGTCGACCCCAGCCTCAGCCTCATGCC CTGGTTCCACGGCAAGATCTCGGGGCCTGAGGCGGTGAACAAGCTGCGCCCGGTGGAGGACGGCCTGTTCCTGGTGCGCGAGTCCATCCGCCATCTGGGCGACTACGTGTTGTGCGTCAGcttcgaaggcgaggtcatccACTACCGGGTCATCTACAAGGACAACAAGCTGACCATTGACAACACCCAGTACTTCTACAACCTCATTGACATGATCGAG TTCTATACCAAGAACAAAGGAGCTATTGCAACCACACTGAGGAAACCCAAACAGAAAGAGGGCACCAAATCAGCGAAAGATGAACTATCCAAAG cTGGGTGGCTACTGGATATTGAGAAGCTAACTCTGGGAGAGAGTATCGGAGAGGGAGAATTTGGCG CGGTGTACGAAGGCGAGTACATGGGCCAGAAGGTGGCGGTGAAGAACATCAAGTGTGATGTCACTGCCCAGGCCTTCCTGGAGGAGACCACTGTCATGAC GAAGCTGCAGCACCGGAACCTGGTCCAGTTGCTGGGCGTGATCCTGCACAACGGCCTGCACATCGTCACGGAGTTCATGGCCAAG ggtAACCTGGTGAATTTTCTTCGCACCCGGGGCCGTTCTGTGATCAGCACTGCACAACTCCTCCGTTTTGCACT GGACGTGTGCGAGGGGATGGAATACCTGGAGTCCAAAAAGCTGGTGCACAGAGACCTGGCCGCCCGCAACATCCTGGTCTCCAGCGACAACGTGGCCAAGGTCAGTGACTTCGGCCTGGCCAAGGTGGACCCCAAGACCTCGGACAATGCCAAGCTGCCTGTCAAGTGGACGGCCCCCGAAGCGCTGAAAAAAGAG CAGAAGTTTTCGACGCGGTCGGACATCTGGAGCTACGGGGTCCTTCTCTGGGAGACCTTCTCCTACGGGAGGCAGCCCTACCCCAAGATG TCCCTGAAGGAGGTGAAGGAAAAGGTGGAGAAGGGCTACCGCATGGAGACCCCAGAGGACTGCCCCCCCAGCATCTACGCCCTGATGAGGAGCTGCTGGGAGAACGACCCCGGCAAGAGGCCGTCTTTCCGCAAGCTCCGGGACAAACTGGAGAGGGAGCTGCGCAACCGCGACACCGGACCCCCGTCCTGA
- the matk gene encoding megakaryocyte-associated tyrosine-protein kinase isoform X3, with the protein MATKGWVPGTQCVAKSDHTKPKATELAYRRGDILTIVETGTGKGVYRARHNKSGDEGIISASNVREREAIRVDPSLSLMPWFHGKISGPEAVNKLRPVEDGLFLVRESIRHLGDYVLCVSFEGEVIHYRVIYKDNKLTIDNTQYFYNLIDMIEFYTKNKGAIATTLRKPKQKEGTKSAKDELSKAGWLLDIEKLTLGESIGEGEFGAVYEGEYMGQKVAVKNIKCDVTAQAFLEETTVMTKLQHRNLVQLLGVILHNGLHIVTEFMAKGNLVNFLRTRGRSVISTAQLLRFALDVCEGMEYLESKKLVHRDLAARNILVSSDNVAKVSDFGLAKVDPKTSDNAKLPVKWTAPEALKKEQKFSTRSDIWSYGVLLWETFSYGRQPYPKMSLKEVKEKVEKGYRMETPEDCPPSIYALMRSCWENDPGKRPSFRKLRDKLERELRNRDTGPPS; encoded by the exons AAGGGGTGGGTGCCCGGCACTCAGTGTGTTGCCAAGAGTGATCACACCAAGCCCAAAGCCACCGAGTTAGCCTATCGCAGAGGGGACATCCTCACCATTGTAGAAACAGGCACG ggcAAGGGGGTGTACCGAGCACGGCACAACAAGAGCGGGGACGAAGGCATCATTTCTGCCAGCAACGTCCGCGAGAGAGAGGCCATCCGTGTCGACCCCAGCCTCAGCCTCATGCC CTGGTTCCACGGCAAGATCTCGGGGCCTGAGGCGGTGAACAAGCTGCGCCCGGTGGAGGACGGCCTGTTCCTGGTGCGCGAGTCCATCCGCCATCTGGGCGACTACGTGTTGTGCGTCAGcttcgaaggcgaggtcatccACTACCGGGTCATCTACAAGGACAACAAGCTGACCATTGACAACACCCAGTACTTCTACAACCTCATTGACATGATCGAG TTCTATACCAAGAACAAAGGAGCTATTGCAACCACACTGAGGAAACCCAAACAGAAAGAGGGCACCAAATCAGCGAAAGATGAACTATCCAAAG cTGGGTGGCTACTGGATATTGAGAAGCTAACTCTGGGAGAGAGTATCGGAGAGGGAGAATTTGGCG CGGTGTACGAAGGCGAGTACATGGGCCAGAAGGTGGCGGTGAAGAACATCAAGTGTGATGTCACTGCCCAGGCCTTCCTGGAGGAGACCACTGTCATGAC GAAGCTGCAGCACCGGAACCTGGTCCAGTTGCTGGGCGTGATCCTGCACAACGGCCTGCACATCGTCACGGAGTTCATGGCCAAG ggtAACCTGGTGAATTTTCTTCGCACCCGGGGCCGTTCTGTGATCAGCACTGCACAACTCCTCCGTTTTGCACT GGACGTGTGCGAGGGGATGGAATACCTGGAGTCCAAAAAGCTGGTGCACAGAGACCTGGCCGCCCGCAACATCCTGGTCTCCAGCGACAACGTGGCCAAGGTCAGTGACTTCGGCCTGGCCAAGGTGGACCCCAAGACCTCGGACAATGCCAAGCTGCCTGTCAAGTGGACGGCCCCCGAAGCGCTGAAAAAAGAG CAGAAGTTTTCGACGCGGTCGGACATCTGGAGCTACGGGGTCCTTCTCTGGGAGACCTTCTCCTACGGGAGGCAGCCCTACCCCAAGATG TCCCTGAAGGAGGTGAAGGAAAAGGTGGAGAAGGGCTACCGCATGGAGACCCCAGAGGACTGCCCCCCCAGCATCTACGCCCTGATGAGGAGCTGCTGGGAGAACGACCCCGGCAAGAGGCCGTCTTTCCGCAAGCTCCGGGACAAACTGGAGAGGGAGCTGCGCAACCGCGACACCGGACCCCCGTCCTGA